In the genome of Pelobacter seleniigenes DSM 18267, one region contains:
- a CDS encoding cytochrome c3 family protein, with amino-acid sequence MKQSFLGISIVLLGLFVCFTSTAAFAAEDTVCIQCHSGQEGRLAEPVELWRSSVHAANGISCNDCHGGDPTDFAMAMSPERGFIGAPSYTEVPDFCGRCHVGVKEDYMASAHGKALDAGGAQCVICHGNHAVKAASIDLINEESCSRCHDYERAARVKEEISSTETTLAKLEQAVSSLHRLGIDTKRLEESLFASRNSFRRIFHTVNIDKIKAQKAEVTDKLKGTRAAIADYESILGKRKLAGGVVVLLLLLGGAIALLIRRSYHEEE; translated from the coding sequence ATGAAACAGTCTTTTTTGGGTATTTCCATTGTGTTGCTTGGTCTGTTTGTTTGTTTTACCTCAACAGCTGCCTTCGCTGCAGAAGACACGGTCTGCATACAATGTCACAGTGGTCAGGAAGGTCGGCTGGCTGAGCCGGTCGAGTTGTGGCGCAGCAGTGTCCATGCTGCCAACGGGATCTCCTGTAATGATTGCCACGGCGGGGATCCTACCGATTTTGCTATGGCCATGAGTCCGGAGCGCGGTTTTATCGGGGCTCCGAGTTATACCGAGGTTCCTGATTTTTGTGGTCGCTGTCATGTCGGGGTCAAAGAGGATTATATGGCCAGTGCCCACGGTAAGGCTCTGGATGCCGGTGGTGCGCAGTGTGTCATCTGCCACGGTAATCACGCTGTCAAAGCGGCGAGCATTGATTTGATTAATGAAGAGAGCTGCTCACGCTGCCACGATTATGAACGAGCTGCAAGGGTCAAAGAAGAGATCAGTTCAACCGAAACGACCCTGGCCAAGCTGGAGCAAGCGGTCTCTTCTCTGCATCGATTGGGAATCGATACCAAGCGGCTGGAAGAAAGCCTGTTCGCATCCCGCAATTCGTTCCGGCGCATCTTCCATACGGTCAATATTGATAAGATCAAAGCACAAAAGGCTGAGGTCACTGATAAATTGAAGGGGACCAGAGCCGCTATCGCTGATTATGAAAGCATCCTCGGGAAACGTAAACTGGCCGGCGGGGTGGTCGTTTTGCTGCTGTTGCTGGGTGGGGCGATCGCGCTGCTGATCCGTCGCAGCTACCATGAGGAGGAATGA
- a CDS encoding cytochrome b, which translates to MKLQKGVMDWLDSRLGIREIMHANMGGYLLPRNINIWYTLGAVLLAMFGLQFLTGILLLIFYVPDTEKAFTSVTAIMNSIPYGWLIRYLHVVGSNLIIVLLLLHMLSVLFMGSYKRPRELTWLSGFIIFNLGLAFCLTGYLLPWSQLSFWATTVATDAAGAVPVVGDFLVEFLRGGPSVGAPTLGRFFALHVMGLPMLFLGLVGFHLFCVRRIGISSPPFGDDYRPLEPARSFHHDEHPGGVPFHPNYTIKDLSMVFFALAALVAITFYAPWLFIPPDALEPADPFTTPAHIKPEWYFLWAYQTLKIFPSKLLGLASQGAAMGFLAVLPFLDRSPERRPAKRPVFVTLYLLGILLFVGLSIWGHYS; encoded by the coding sequence ATGAAACTACAAAAAGGAGTCATGGACTGGTTGGATAGTCGCCTTGGGATTCGCGAAATCATGCACGCAAACATGGGAGGCTACCTGCTGCCACGGAATATCAATATCTGGTATACCCTCGGTGCTGTGTTGCTGGCCATGTTCGGTCTGCAGTTCCTGACCGGGATTCTGTTGCTGATCTTTTACGTTCCGGACACGGAAAAGGCCTTCACCAGTGTGACGGCGATTATGAACAGCATTCCCTATGGCTGGTTGATCCGCTACCTGCATGTGGTCGGTTCCAACCTGATTATTGTGCTGCTGCTGCTGCATATGCTGTCGGTCCTCTTTATGGGGAGCTATAAACGGCCTCGTGAATTGACCTGGCTGTCCGGGTTCATCATTTTTAACCTTGGCCTGGCATTTTGCCTGACCGGCTATCTGCTGCCTTGGAGCCAGCTGTCTTTCTGGGCGACCACCGTTGCTACCGATGCTGCGGGAGCCGTTCCGGTGGTGGGTGATTTCCTGGTTGAATTTTTACGCGGAGGGCCATCTGTTGGAGCCCCGACCCTGGGCCGATTCTTTGCGCTGCACGTCATGGGGCTGCCGATGCTATTTTTGGGACTGGTCGGCTTTCATCTGTTCTGCGTCAGGAGAATTGGCATTTCCAGCCCGCCGTTTGGCGATGATTATCGACCGCTGGAACCGGCCCGCAGTTTCCACCATGATGAACATCCTGGCGGGGTGCCCTTCCATCCCAACTACACCATTAAAGATCTGTCCATGGTCTTTTTTGCCCTGGCCGCACTGGTTGCGATTACCTTTTACGCGCCCTGGCTGTTTATCCCGCCCGATGCCCTGGAGCCGGCGGACCCATTTACGACTCCGGCCCATATCAAGCCGGAATGGTATTTCCTCTGGGCCTATCAGACGTTGAAGATTTTCCCCAGCAAGTTGCTCGGGTTGGCCTCGCAAGGGGCGGCGATGGGCTTTTTGGCAGTGTTGCCGTTCTTGGACCGCAGTCCTGAGCGGAGACCGGCAAAACGACCTGTTTTTGTGACTCTATATCTGCTGGGAATTCTGCTTTTTGTCGGATTGTCGATTTGGGGGCATTACTCATGA
- a CDS encoding ubiquinol-cytochrome c reductase iron-sulfur subunit, with amino-acid sequence MSASASPNERRKFLGILLGAIGAIIAGAFAWPLVRFLSPNNKGGAAQQVKIPKEKVAVGGAHFFSYQGRPAVLLEPEPGQYVALSAVCTHLGCIVKWVSDSQEFLCPCHGGRFSPAGQVLGGPPPKPLTTYAVKLDGETILVG; translated from the coding sequence ATGAGTGCATCTGCCAGTCCGAATGAACGGAGGAAATTCCTCGGAATTCTTCTGGGGGCTATCGGCGCGATCATTGCCGGAGCTTTTGCTTGGCCGCTGGTTCGTTTCCTGTCGCCAAATAATAAAGGGGGGGCGGCTCAGCAGGTGAAAATCCCCAAAGAGAAGGTCGCGGTCGGGGGTGCCCATTTCTTTTCCTATCAGGGGCGGCCCGCGGTCCTTCTGGAACCTGAGCCCGGCCAGTATGTTGCGTTAAGTGCAGTGTGCACTCATTTGGGATGCATTGTGAAATGGGTTTCGGACTCCCAGGAATTTTTGTGCCCCTGTCATGGCGGACGCTTTTCGCCTGCCGGGCAGGTCCTTGGCGGGCCACCGCCCAAACCGTTGACAACTTACGCTGTCAAGCTTGATGGCGAAACTATCCTGGTCGGTTGA
- a CDS encoding DUF1573 domain-containing protein, whose amino-acid sequence MRCALLSVLLLLFPAFCFAAPKLTPETLNYDFGAIVQGETVEYSFRFQNSGDQVLEIGQVRTSCGCTAALLSARRLAPGEIGELKVRFNSQGFRGKIHKTITVDTNDPEQSSVIFNLHGMITLELYATLERVNWGRVKEPVPLQDQFDIVNDSKHVVTLTGPQIAGAGIAANISRLRLEPGQKATVNVTGEFLEGNNRIAGYVIISTDFSAVPQIRVPVSARLSTK is encoded by the coding sequence ATGCGTTGTGCTCTGCTGTCTGTTCTGCTGTTGTTATTTCCCGCGTTCTGCTTTGCCGCACCGAAGTTGACCCCCGAAACCTTAAATTATGACTTTGGTGCCATTGTCCAGGGCGAAACCGTCGAGTACAGTTTCCGTTTTCAGAATTCCGGTGACCAGGTGCTGGAGATCGGACAGGTCCGGACGTCCTGCGGTTGTACGGCCGCGTTGCTCTCGGCTCGCAGACTTGCCCCCGGGGAGATCGGCGAGTTGAAGGTCCGGTTTAATTCACAGGGGTTTCGAGGCAAAATTCACAAAACGATCACTGTCGATACCAATGATCCCGAACAGTCTTCGGTCATTTTTAATTTGCATGGGATGATTACTCTTGAGCTTTATGCGACCCTGGAACGAGTGAATTGGGGGCGGGTGAAGGAACCTGTTCCACTTCAGGATCAATTCGATATCGTCAATGATTCCAAACATGTGGTGACCTTGACCGGGCCTCAGATTGCCGGTGCGGGGATCGCCGCCAACATCAGCCGGCTGCGTCTTGAGCCGGGCCAGAAGGCCACTGTCAATGTCACAGGAGAGTTTTTAGAGGGTAACAATCGAATTGCCGGTTATGTTATCATTTCGACGGATTTTTCAGCGGTTCCTCAAATTAGAGTGCCGGTTTCGGCACGTTTGTCAACCAAGTAA
- the hpt gene encoding hypoxanthine phosphoribosyltransferase, producing the protein MITMAEDNRSILFSRERIAQEVKRIGQEISRDFQDQEVMLVGVLKGSFLFIADLIREIEVPSVIDFVRLASYGSGTQTSGIIEFRKELEMPIRGRNVIIVEDIIDSGYTLECLYNKLLLQEPRTLKICTLIDKKARREVEIEADYVGITMDDGFIIGYGLDHDEKYRNLPDIYVVDEE; encoded by the coding sequence ATGATCACGATGGCGGAAGATAACCGCAGCATCCTATTTTCAAGAGAACGCATTGCTCAAGAAGTCAAACGAATCGGCCAGGAGATCAGCCGGGATTTTCAAGACCAGGAGGTCATGCTGGTCGGCGTCCTCAAAGGTTCCTTTTTATTCATTGCCGATCTGATCAGGGAGATTGAAGTTCCGTCGGTGATTGATTTTGTTCGGCTGGCCAGCTACGGCTCGGGAACCCAGACCTCAGGGATCATCGAATTCCGCAAAGAGCTGGAGATGCCGATCCGGGGTCGTAATGTCATTATCGTCGAAGATATCATTGACAGCGGCTATACCCTTGAATGTCTCTACAATAAATTGCTTCTTCAGGAACCCCGCACTTTGAAGATCTGTACCCTGATCGATAAAAAGGCCCGCCGCGAAGTCGAAATTGAGGCTGATTATGTCGGGATCACCATGGATGATGGTTTCATTATCGGTTATGGCCTCGACCATGACGAAAAATATCGCAATCTTCCCGATATTTATGTTGTTGATGAGGAATAA
- a CDS encoding DUF3426 domain-containing protein, whose protein sequence is MIIVCPECSTKFNVNSERIPAGGAKVRCARCKHVFLAENPPSNEPLTTTFKEDVDQESISFSYEQFQDLDTQETEESTANFSFGDEEPSGTVQTSQPRAATRSEAEDEFSFAGHHEEPVAEPAANRQSVQAESENRAFPHSAGEPEAATPQRVARPKKKSGPWGTIISLVLLLLLAAVILIGLNIYINGPDQFNQTIKEFLGQQDESPTQTGSITLTDLEGKFMQNEQVGEVFLIRGKAINNYATPRSAIQVKGVIFDQSGEQLLQKTVFCGNPISDHEVQTLSFNELEKMMGNQFGKELSNMKVNSKQTIPFDIVFKDLPKNLAEFSVNVTSSKPANN, encoded by the coding sequence ATGATTATCGTCTGCCCTGAATGTTCCACCAAGTTCAACGTCAATTCTGAGCGGATTCCCGCCGGCGGAGCAAAGGTCCGGTGTGCACGGTGCAAACATGTCTTTCTCGCAGAGAATCCCCCCTCTAACGAACCGCTGACAACCACGTTCAAGGAAGATGTGGACCAAGAAAGCATAAGCTTCAGTTACGAACAATTCCAGGATCTGGATACTCAGGAAACCGAAGAAAGCACTGCCAATTTCAGTTTCGGGGATGAAGAGCCTTCCGGCACCGTCCAGACCAGTCAGCCCAGAGCAGCTACGCGGTCAGAAGCCGAGGACGAGTTCTCTTTTGCCGGTCATCATGAAGAACCGGTTGCGGAGCCGGCTGCAAACCGCCAGTCTGTTCAGGCGGAGTCGGAGAACCGTGCATTTCCGCATAGTGCCGGTGAGCCCGAGGCTGCGACACCGCAACGGGTTGCCCGGCCAAAGAAAAAATCCGGTCCTTGGGGAACCATTATCAGCCTGGTGTTGTTGTTACTGCTGGCAGCCGTTATCCTGATCGGTCTCAATATCTATATCAACGGTCCGGATCAATTCAACCAGACCATCAAGGAATTTCTGGGCCAGCAGGACGAGTCGCCGACCCAAACCGGCAGCATCACCCTGACCGACCTGGAAGGGAAATTCATGCAGAATGAGCAGGTTGGCGAAGTCTTTCTGATTCGGGGGAAGGCGATCAACAACTATGCGACGCCGCGTTCCGCCATTCAGGTCAAGGGGGTTATTTTTGATCAGAGTGGCGAACAGTTGCTGCAGAAAACAGTTTTCTGCGGCAACCCGATCTCCGATCATGAGGTCCAAACCCTGTCGTTCAATGAGCTTGAAAAAATGATGGGTAATCAGTTCGGTAAAGAGCTCAGCAACATGAAAGTCAACAGCAAACAGACCATTCCGTTTGATATTGTCTTCAAGGACCTGCCCAAGAATCTCGCTGAATTCAGCGTCAACGTCACATCTTCAAAACCTGCCAACAACTGA
- a CDS encoding DUF362 domain-containing protein: protein MAHVISEECIACGACQSTCPVDAISEGDIYSIDPGTCTDCGACVDSCPVDAISAE, encoded by the coding sequence ATGGCTCATGTAATTTCTGAAGAATGTATTGCTTGTGGCGCATGCCAATCAACCTGCCCCGTTGACGCAATCAGCGAAGGCGATATCTACTCTATCGATCCCGGCACCTGCACCGATTGCGGCGCCTGTGTTGATTCTTGTCCGGTTGATGCGATTTCTGCTGAATAA